Proteins from one Staphylococcus sp. IVB6214 genomic window:
- a CDS encoding deoxynucleoside kinase, with protein sequence MTHYNIPSDAVITIAGTVGVGKSSLTRALADKLNFRTSYENVDHNPYLDKFYDDFRRWSFHLQIYFLAERFKEQKRMFEYGGGFIQDRSIYEDVDIFAKMHQEQGTMTEEDFETYSNLFDAMVMTPYFPKPDVLIYLESDYNNVIDRINTRGRQMEMDTDPEYWQMLFKRYDDWINQFNACPVVRVNINEYDLYDDPDSIDKVIAKIAHIIQTHRQIDTR encoded by the coding sequence ATGACACACTATAATATACCGTCAGACGCGGTCATTACAATTGCAGGGACCGTGGGAGTTGGTAAATCATCTCTCACACGTGCATTAGCTGATAAATTAAACTTCCGCACGTCTTATGAGAATGTTGATCACAACCCATATTTAGATAAGTTTTATGATGATTTTCGCCGTTGGAGTTTCCACTTACAAATTTACTTTTTAGCAGAGCGCTTTAAAGAACAAAAACGTATGTTTGAATACGGCGGCGGCTTTATACAAGATCGCTCTATTTATGAAGATGTTGATATTTTTGCAAAAATGCATCAAGAACAAGGAACTATGACGGAAGAAGACTTTGAAACTTATTCAAACCTTTTCGATGCAATGGTGATGACACCTTACTTTCCAAAACCTGATGTGCTCATTTATTTAGAATCTGATTATAACAATGTAATAGACCGCATCAATACACGTGGTCGTCAAATGGAAATGGACACAGATCCTGAATATTGGCAAATGTTATTTAAACGCTATGATGATTGGATCAACCAGTTCAATGCATGTCCTGTTGTACGTGTGAACATAAATGAATATGATCTATATGATGACCCAGACTCAATCGATAAGGTTATTGCGAAGATCGCACACATTATACAGACTCATCGACAAATCGACACACGATAG
- a CDS encoding deoxynucleoside kinase codes for MTKPFIVIEGPIGVGKSSLTHKLSQSYHFYEAKEIVGENPFLSDFYEDISKWSFQTEMFFLCNRYKAYQDLAELHDGIVCDYHIYKNKIFARNTLSETEYEKFSRIYDILTEDLITPDYTIILDADLSILKKRIAKRDRSFEAHIEDNYLLKLKDDYATYYKQLSNEGHQVLWIDTTEIDFVNNPEDYDQVLSRINELIGGQTHDTL; via the coding sequence ATGACGAAACCTTTTATTGTTATTGAAGGACCGATTGGTGTTGGTAAGTCCTCACTCACACACAAGTTGAGTCAATCTTACCATTTTTATGAAGCAAAAGAAATTGTCGGGGAGAATCCTTTCCTCTCTGATTTTTATGAAGATATTTCCAAATGGAGCTTTCAAACAGAAATGTTCTTTCTCTGTAATCGATACAAAGCTTATCAAGATTTAGCAGAACTTCATGATGGTATTGTATGCGACTACCACATTTATAAAAACAAAATTTTCGCACGCAATACCCTTTCTGAAACGGAATATGAGAAGTTTTCACGTATTTATGATATCTTAACCGAAGACTTGATTACACCAGATTATACAATTATCCTTGATGCAGACTTGTCTATATTGAAAAAACGTATTGCAAAGCGTGATCGTAGCTTTGAAGCACACATTGAAGATAATTACTTGTTAAAACTTAAAGATGATTATGCAACATACTATAAGCAACTTTCTAATGAAGGTCATCAAGTACTATGGATTGATACAACAGAGATTGATTTCGTCAACAATCCAGAAGACTATGACCAAGTATTATCACGTATTAATGAATTAATCGGAGGACAAACACATGACACACTATAA
- a CDS encoding DUF2325 domain-containing protein, translating into MNKDMKDQIVTLIKEAWIEDIKNNREIRLIEKQNNHYIKILKHLERLVPSEAVCTDCLVEESTDNIEQESQEDTFIFVRHLLGGEGIRPETGEKIFVPESVVRNEMLEHGDRLTFEENGNGYQRHKYHKLSGEKDQTIAALDIISYDYAIVEYDESSHRYICKKHFKQGELTNIPICLLNEKDIIKFNIHKEDIISIAHTSHHTASRIRWKYDADEILPTPIKKKASYYKGYQEQTEMKDKKDTILKGIAVGIFGASQFINNYIEEVEQRGGKVHHTESDSQSSVEAVVNKSDIIVIPITHVSHVKAEQAKAYAKRAEKPFVILKNSGRSHFVSELKDHLHLIQTKEE; encoded by the coding sequence ATGAACAAGGATATGAAAGACCAAATTGTAACGTTGATTAAAGAAGCTTGGATAGAAGATATTAAGAATAACAGAGAGATTAGATTAATAGAAAAACAAAATAATCATTATATAAAGATATTAAAGCATTTAGAACGGTTAGTCCCTTCAGAAGCAGTCTGTACAGATTGCTTGGTCGAAGAAAGTACGGATAATATTGAGCAAGAAAGTCAGGAAGATACTTTTATTTTTGTGAGACATTTATTAGGTGGAGAAGGTATTCGCCCAGAAACAGGGGAGAAAATTTTCGTGCCTGAATCGGTTGTACGAAATGAAATGTTAGAGCATGGAGATCGTCTTACTTTTGAAGAAAATGGCAATGGTTATCAAAGACATAAATACCATAAACTTAGTGGTGAAAAGGATCAGACAATTGCAGCGCTCGATATTATAAGTTATGACTATGCGATAGTTGAATATGATGAAAGCAGTCATCGATACATTTGTAAAAAACATTTTAAGCAAGGAGAATTAACGAATATTCCAATTTGTCTATTGAATGAGAAAGATATTATAAAATTCAACATACATAAAGAAGATATTATTAGTATTGCGCACACATCTCATCATACCGCTTCACGAATCAGATGGAAATATGATGCAGATGAAATTTTACCAACTCCCATAAAGAAAAAAGCTTCGTATTATAAGGGATATCAAGAACAAACGGAGATGAAAGATAAGAAAGACACAATATTAAAAGGAATTGCAGTCGGTATATTTGGAGCGAGTCAGTTTATTAATAATTATATAGAAGAAGTAGAACAACGTGGTGGGAAAGTGCATCATACAGAGTCAGACAGTCAAAGCAGTGTGGAAGCAGTTGTGAATAAATCAGATATTATTGTCATTCCTATAACACATGTTAGTCATGTAAAGGCTGAACAGGCAAAGGCATATGCTAAAAGGGCAGAAAAACCTTTTGTTATTTTAAAAAATAGTGGGAGAAGTCATTTTGTGAGTGAACTAAAGGATCATTTACATTTGATTCAAACAAAGGAAGAATGA
- a CDS encoding glycoside hydrolase family 3 N-terminal domain-containing protein, translating to METVDLTAKPYNLNNTQIDSVENTIKNLTDEEKIGQLFFNLFSLEDSGDFNQSALTNEEILKKYHIGGARYQGGNKEQVQQLLNQLQTHSKLPLLIAANCDSGGNGACSDGTYIASAAQCEAAQDPIVAYNAGLVSGRESKALGVNVNFDPCVDILENWRNTIVNTRSYGTKADTVIKYTNAFINGFQQTSDMITCIKHFPGDGTEERDQHLVLGVNEQSVEQWDHSFRKVYENHINNGVEMIMAGHIALPSYSKKLNPSLTDHDILPATLSPELITNLLKEDMNFNGLVITDASHMLGMTAAMKREDYVPRAIAAGCDMFLFFNDIEEDFNFMLNGYKKGVITEERLHDALRRILGLKAKIHLPNRQNNNELTVPVSELEVIGCEQHRKMQRQAADLGITLVKNTLNQLPIRPETHKNIRLYMIEGEKDGIYKADQSVTDEIVHILESRGFNVTVNDGSTRIKGKTLMYREQVDAALVFANIIGYAAENNYRIRWSTAMSNEIPWYVHEVPTVFVSLNFTTHLHDATMVKAYINAYHSNKTNLEAVIDKIMGESTFKGIPNDLVWTDKWQARL from the coding sequence ATGGAAACTGTTGATTTAACCGCTAAACCTTATAATTTGAACAACACTCAAATTGATTCGGTAGAAAATACAATTAAAAATTTAACAGATGAAGAGAAAATTGGGCAACTATTTTTCAATTTATTTTCTCTAGAAGACAGCGGTGATTTTAACCAATCTGCATTAACGAATGAAGAAATTTTAAAAAAATACCATATTGGCGGTGCACGTTATCAAGGCGGTAATAAAGAACAAGTCCAACAACTCTTAAACCAATTACAAACGCACAGTAAACTACCGCTTCTCATTGCTGCTAACTGTGATTCTGGTGGTAATGGCGCATGTTCAGATGGCACATATATTGCATCAGCTGCACAATGCGAAGCTGCACAAGATCCCATCGTTGCCTATAACGCTGGACTTGTATCAGGTCGTGAATCAAAAGCGCTCGGAGTTAATGTCAATTTTGACCCATGTGTAGATATTCTAGAAAACTGGCGTAATACAATTGTTAATACACGTAGTTATGGGACAAAAGCTGATACTGTTATTAAATATACAAATGCTTTTATAAATGGCTTCCAACAAACATCTGATATGATTACTTGCATCAAACATTTCCCGGGTGATGGCACGGAAGAACGTGATCAACACCTTGTTTTAGGTGTCAATGAACAGTCTGTTGAGCAATGGGATCATAGCTTTAGAAAGGTGTATGAAAATCATATTAACAATGGTGTAGAGATGATTATGGCTGGTCACATTGCTCTTCCTTCATATTCTAAAAAGTTAAATCCATCATTAACTGATCATGACATTTTACCTGCTACGTTATCGCCAGAATTAATTACCAACCTATTGAAAGAAGATATGAACTTCAATGGTCTTGTGATAACAGACGCAAGTCATATGTTAGGTATGACAGCAGCTATGAAACGTGAAGATTATGTCCCACGTGCAATCGCTGCAGGCTGTGATATGTTCTTGTTCTTTAATGATATTGAAGAAGATTTTAACTTTATGCTGAACGGCTATAAAAAGGGTGTTATAACAGAAGAACGTCTGCATGATGCGTTACGCCGTATTTTAGGACTCAAAGCAAAAATACACTTACCAAACCGTCAAAATAATAATGAACTCACAGTTCCTGTCTCAGAACTTGAAGTGATTGGGTGTGAACAACATCGAAAAATGCAAAGGCAAGCAGCTGACCTAGGTATTACACTTGTTAAAAATACGTTGAATCAATTACCAATTCGCCCTGAAACTCATAAAAATATTCGCCTTTATATGATAGAAGGCGAAAAAGATGGTATTTATAAAGCAGATCAATCTGTTACGGATGAAATTGTTCATATTTTAGAATCTCGTGGCTTTAATGTGACTGTAAATGATGGATCTACAAGAATCAAAGGCAAAACATTAATGTATCGTGAACAAGTAGATGCTGCACTTGTCTTTGCTAACATAATTGGTTACGCTGCTGAAAATAACTATCGTATTCGATGGTCGACAGCAATGAGTAACGAGATTCCTTGGTATGTACACGAAGTTCCAACTGTCTTCGTCTCATTAAACTTCACCACACATTTACATGATGCAACAATGGTCAAAGCTTATATCAATGCATATCATTCAAATAAGACGAACTTAGAAGCAGTAATTGATAAAATTATGGGTGAAAGCACATTTAAAGGTATCCCAAATGATCTTGTTTGGACCGATAAATGGCAAGCACGGTTATAA
- a CDS encoding Cof-type HAD-IIB family hydrolase — MIKLIATDMDGTLLNASHEITPENIEAIKYAQSQGVTVVIATGRAFYEASRPVTEAGLKVPYICLNGAEVRDESFNIVHTASLNKEMSDTIQNILKQAGVYYQVYTNRGIYTEDPEKDLEIYVDIAKHARQHADVDVIRQHIQSRIDNGTLKVVSSYDQIESVPGELIMKILAFDTDLEKLARVKQVLAQHTNLAVSSSSIGNIEVTHAEAQKGMALQAIADQLNIDMQDAMAVGDNMNDASMLERVGHPVAMENGVEAVKALATFTTDTNEESGVAKAIYHVLNQEEK; from the coding sequence ATGATCAAGTTAATTGCAACGGATATGGACGGGACATTATTGAATGCATCACATGAAATTACGCCTGAAAATATTGAAGCTATTAAATATGCACAATCTCAAGGTGTGACGGTAGTGATTGCGACAGGTCGTGCATTTTATGAAGCGAGTAGACCTGTGACAGAAGCTGGGTTAAAAGTTCCTTATATTTGTTTGAACGGTGCAGAAGTCAGAGATGAAAGTTTCAATATTGTCCATACAGCCAGTTTGAATAAAGAAATGTCTGATACGATTCAAAATATATTGAAACAAGCCGGCGTTTATTATCAAGTTTATACGAATCGAGGCATTTATACAGAAGACCCTGAGAAAGACTTGGAGATTTATGTGGATATTGCTAAACATGCAAGACAGCATGCAGATGTAGATGTGATACGTCAGCATATTCAATCACGTATTGATAATGGTACGTTGAAGGTCGTATCAAGCTATGACCAAATTGAATCAGTTCCAGGTGAATTGATTATGAAAATATTAGCGTTTGATACAGACTTAGAGAAGTTAGCACGTGTTAAACAAGTGCTTGCGCAACATACGAATCTAGCAGTGTCATCATCATCAATTGGTAATATAGAAGTGACACATGCTGAAGCACAAAAAGGGATGGCACTTCAAGCGATTGCAGATCAACTAAATATTGATATGCAAGATGCAATGGCTGTGGGAGATAATATGAATGATGCGTCGATGCTAGAACGTGTAGGTCATCCAGTTGCAATGGAGAATGGCGTTGAAGCAGTGAAAGCACTGGCTACATTTACGACAGATACAAATGAAGAAAGTGGTGTAGCAAAAGCCATTTATCATGTATTAAATCAAGAAGAAAAATAA
- a CDS encoding HAD family hydrolase, giving the protein MAIKWLLFDKDGTLIQFDKSWVKLGIRLVEDVCNHFEIEQQSEVYDAIGIEGDAFRSGSIMASGSLEQMARIFNKYTDTDTYDWVSMRSQQLIDTRIPESELFPGVRETLNTLKTLGFHLAIVTSDNAHGVSYFLSTTGLEEMFACVISTNGDNYEKPDPRLLTPLWSLGVKGEEMVMIGDTDLDMKTGRQAQCVKNIGVRTGLGQEATFEEADVVLEDVTQVIDYL; this is encoded by the coding sequence ATGGCGATTAAATGGTTATTATTTGATAAAGACGGGACACTCATACAGTTCGATAAAAGTTGGGTGAAGTTAGGAATCCGATTAGTAGAAGATGTGTGTAATCACTTTGAAATTGAACAACAATCTGAGGTTTATGATGCCATTGGTATTGAAGGAGATGCTTTTCGATCAGGAAGTATCATGGCTTCGGGTTCACTAGAACAGATGGCACGTATCTTCAATAAGTATACAGACACAGATACATATGACTGGGTGAGTATGCGTAGCCAACAGTTGATTGATACACGCATACCTGAGAGTGAGTTATTTCCAGGTGTTCGTGAAACATTGAATACACTCAAAACACTCGGATTCCATTTGGCAATTGTGACGAGTGATAATGCACATGGTGTATCGTACTTTCTATCAACAACAGGACTTGAAGAGATGTTTGCGTGTGTTATTTCAACTAACGGAGACAATTATGAAAAGCCAGATCCACGCCTTCTTACACCACTTTGGTCACTTGGTGTCAAAGGAGAAGAAATGGTGATGATCGGTGATACCGACTTGGATATGAAAACAGGTAGACAAGCACAGTGTGTTAAAAATATTGGTGTTCGAACAGGTTTAGGGCAAGAAGCAACATTTGAAGAAGCGGATGTTGTATTGGAAGATGTGACACAAGTGATAGACTATTTGTAA
- a CDS encoding bifunctional 2-keto-4-hydroxyglutarate aldolase/2-keto-3-deoxy-6-phosphogluconate aldolase — MNKWQTLQKLQDNYLVAVVRGKSKEHAISAIQQIIEGGIYNIEVTFTTPQAETVIAEIIELINDEKVVIGAGTVMDAITARIAILNGASYVVSPHFDKEIAKICNLYSTPYLPGCGSVTEVTQAMEAGVDVVKLFPGDLLGPNFIKNIHGPIPNVAMMPSGGVSIENLAEWVNKGAFAVGIGSALLKGAYDGNDPVIKENTQAFVKKLEEVRR, encoded by the coding sequence ATGAATAAGTGGCAAACACTTCAAAAGTTACAAGATAATTATTTAGTCGCTGTTGTGCGCGGAAAATCTAAGGAACATGCAATTTCAGCAATTCAACAGATTATTGAAGGTGGTATTTATAACATTGAAGTAACATTTACAACACCACAAGCTGAAACTGTGATTGCTGAAATAATTGAACTAATCAATGATGAGAAAGTGGTAATTGGTGCAGGAACAGTGATGGATGCGATTACAGCAAGAATTGCAATTCTGAATGGGGCGTCTTACGTCGTGAGTCCACACTTTGACAAAGAAATTGCAAAAATATGCAACTTATATAGTACACCTTACTTACCAGGTTGTGGTTCTGTAACTGAAGTAACACAAGCAATGGAAGCCGGTGTCGATGTTGTGAAGCTCTTCCCTGGTGATTTACTAGGACCTAACTTTATTAAAAACATCCACGGTCCTATTCCAAATGTAGCAATGATGCCATCAGGCGGTGTATCAATAGAAAATCTTGCTGAATGGGTAAACAAAGGTGCGTTTGCTGTAGGAATTGGAAGTGCGTTGTTGAAAGGAGCTTATGATGGCAACGATCCTGTCATTAAAGAAAATACACAAGCATTTGTAAAAAAACTTGAAGAAGTGAGAAGGTGA
- a CDS encoding sugar kinase produces MKLLTFGEILMRLSSPQYEQFSQVKQLDVHYGGAEMNVAIGLSGFGIQTSIVSALPDHVLGDCVIKTLEQHRVDTSHIMRQPGRLGVYYLERGFGLRAPKIIYDRKDSVFTKIPANDFEIPSYLDDYDWFHITGITAGLDKKLLLYMIEVAKQAKALGLTVSCDLNYRSLLWDFDTARIEMSELLPYVDVLFGYEPVALPDENTNNKCDKKDGLSRDEDIEVLKPILQEIHEKYEISYISFTQRKIFNTKRNRLQGFLSSPQEIVQTHKVDIDILDRVGTGDAFSVGIIYGFMNKWSLQEIVDFGLKNMCYKHTVSGDYSHTSKNQIDELTANGHDIKR; encoded by the coding sequence ATGAAGTTACTCACATTTGGCGAAATACTCATGCGCCTTTCATCACCTCAATATGAACAGTTTTCACAAGTTAAACAATTAGACGTTCATTACGGGGGTGCTGAAATGAATGTTGCGATTGGTTTATCTGGGTTCGGAATTCAAACATCTATTGTTTCAGCTCTACCAGACCATGTATTAGGAGACTGTGTGATAAAAACACTTGAGCAACACCGTGTTGATACATCACATATAATGCGACAGCCGGGAAGATTAGGAGTTTATTATTTAGAGCGCGGTTTCGGATTACGTGCTCCCAAAATTATTTATGATCGCAAAGACAGTGTGTTTACAAAAATACCTGCCAATGACTTCGAAATTCCTTCTTATTTGGACGATTATGATTGGTTCCACATAACAGGTATTACAGCTGGATTAGATAAGAAACTCCTTCTGTATATGATTGAAGTTGCTAAACAAGCTAAAGCGCTTGGATTAACAGTGAGTTGTGATTTGAATTATCGTTCATTACTGTGGGATTTCGACACGGCAAGAATCGAGATGTCTGAATTGCTACCTTACGTAGATGTGTTATTTGGATACGAGCCAGTTGCTTTGCCAGATGAAAATACCAATAACAAGTGTGATAAAAAAGATGGATTATCACGTGATGAAGATATAGAAGTGCTTAAACCTATCTTGCAAGAAATACATGAAAAATATGAAATATCTTATATCTCATTTACACAGCGAAAAATTTTTAACACAAAAAGAAACCGCTTACAAGGATTTTTGTCATCGCCTCAAGAGATAGTACAAACACATAAAGTAGACATTGATATTTTAGACCGAGTAGGAACAGGTGATGCATTCAGTGTAGGCATAATTTATGGATTTATGAACAAGTGGTCATTACAAGAAATTGTAGATTTTGGACTCAAAAACATGTGTTACAAGCATACAGTTTCTGGAGATTATAGCCATACATCAAAAAATCAAATTGATGAATTAACAGCTAACGGACACGATATTAAGCGTTAG
- the tadA gene encoding tRNA adenosine(34) deaminase TadA, producing the protein MRSHEYYMSLALDEAYQAAKKGEVPIGAVVVKDDRVIARAHNLRETIQLPTAHAEHLAMEQAARELGTWRLEGCTLYVTLEPCVMCSGTIVMSRVDQVVYGAEDPKGGCSGSLMNIIEDSRMNHRATVVRGVLAYSCSQQLKHFFKVLRQRKNKSHQSNKF; encoded by the coding sequence ATGAGAAGTCATGAATATTATATGTCACTTGCACTTGATGAAGCATATCAAGCAGCCAAAAAGGGTGAGGTACCAATCGGTGCTGTTGTTGTAAAAGATGACCGTGTTATTGCACGCGCACATAATTTGAGAGAAACAATACAGCTACCAACTGCACATGCAGAACATCTCGCAATGGAGCAGGCAGCACGTGAGTTGGGGACATGGCGGTTAGAAGGATGTACGTTATATGTTACGTTAGAACCGTGTGTGATGTGTTCGGGAACAATTGTCATGAGTCGCGTAGATCAAGTTGTATATGGTGCGGAAGATCCTAAAGGGGGTTGTAGTGGGAGTTTAATGAATATCATAGAAGATAGCCGTATGAATCACCGAGCAACAGTAGTACGTGGCGTGTTGGCATATTCATGTAGTCAACAGTTAAAACACTTTTTTAAAGTATTAAGACAACGTAAAAATAAGTCACATCAATCAAACAAATTTTGA
- a CDS encoding NADPH-dependent FMN reductase — MKGLIIVGSAQRGSHTNALAQYLKDQIESHNEEVTIFDLAEQPLHTLDFTGQNPVPESYQNNAERLRNLAREADFIILGTPNYHGSYSGILKNALDHLTMDDFKMKPVGLVNNSGGIVSAEPLSHLRLIVRSLLGIAVPTQIATHDSDYDKREDGSLYLSNDEFQLRAKLFIDQILSFANNSPYEHLK, encoded by the coding sequence ATGAAAGGACTTATTATTGTAGGAAGTGCACAACGCGGTTCTCATACGAATGCGCTCGCACAATATTTGAAAGATCAAATTGAATCACATAACGAAGAAGTAACAATTTTTGATTTGGCAGAACAGCCACTGCATACATTGGATTTTACAGGACAAAACCCTGTACCAGAAAGTTATCAAAATAATGCAGAGCGTCTAAGAAATCTGGCACGTGAAGCAGACTTCATTATTTTAGGAACACCCAACTATCATGGTTCATACTCTGGTATTTTGAAAAATGCTTTAGACCATTTGACAATGGATGACTTCAAGATGAAACCGGTTGGACTCGTGAATAACAGTGGGGGAATTGTTAGTGCAGAACCCCTTTCGCATTTACGTTTAATCGTACGTTCATTACTTGGTATTGCGGTACCAACACAAATTGCAACACATGATTCAGATTATGATAAACGAGAAGATGGTTCATTGTATTTATCAAATGATGAATTTCAGCTGCGAGCTAAATTATTCATTGATCAAATACTTTCATTTGCTAATAATAGCCCATATGAACACTTAAAATAA
- a CDS encoding AraC family transcriptional regulator, giving the protein MYQQETFDMLKTHAIELLMLEINRYDWSDIKGVSQQLKSPFTNTKRKKYKKELTQLLASMDSQHIYHYTNQFDVNFLMFKFCKVEQVIILGPFLQRRPNEQQCQEMLQNVQIKLSRLNTLKQYLLKVPVCSYNQALKMTRLAMRYLKNKYHYDEVLTVDFNFHELPETHAENKAQYDYTLAQIQQRYDLENRMLIAIENGMVEEALQLNTQIVASVSGLQRVRDELLNQKYKSYLMNSLSRKAIERANVNLLTVDHISQRFATLIDEANTLEELEQIDKDLIYEYAVTAMKVKSLNYSSAISKTIQYIEMHIDQPILLEQLAENVSLAPAYLSRLFNKEVGQSISKYILILRLETACNLLKTTSMHIDEIAQYVGFNQQSYFTKCFRFHYGQTPSQYRKQYKSSL; this is encoded by the coding sequence ATGTATCAACAAGAGACATTTGATATGCTTAAAACACATGCGATTGAATTATTGATGTTAGAAATCAATCGTTATGATTGGTCTGATATTAAAGGGGTTAGTCAGCAACTGAAGTCTCCGTTTACGAATACCAAGAGAAAAAAGTATAAAAAAGAACTCACACAATTGTTGGCATCGATGGATAGTCAACATATTTATCACTATACAAATCAATTTGATGTGAATTTTCTAATGTTTAAGTTCTGTAAAGTTGAGCAAGTGATTATTTTAGGACCTTTTTTGCAGCGCCGTCCAAACGAACAGCAATGTCAAGAAATGCTTCAGAACGTGCAGATCAAATTATCGAGACTGAACACGTTGAAGCAGTATTTGTTGAAAGTGCCAGTCTGTTCATATAATCAAGCGCTTAAAATGACACGATTAGCAATGCGATATTTAAAAAATAAATATCATTATGACGAAGTGCTAACAGTGGACTTCAACTTTCATGAATTACCAGAAACGCATGCTGAAAATAAAGCACAATATGATTACACACTTGCCCAAATACAGCAACGATATGACCTAGAAAATCGAATGCTCATTGCAATTGAGAATGGTATGGTTGAAGAAGCTCTGCAATTAAACACACAAATTGTTGCATCAGTGTCTGGTCTTCAACGAGTACGAGATGAGTTGTTAAATCAAAAGTATAAAAGTTATTTAATGAATTCACTTTCTCGTAAAGCGATTGAGAGAGCAAATGTCAACTTGTTAACGGTAGATCATATCTCCCAAAGATTTGCTACATTAATTGATGAAGCAAATACGCTAGAAGAATTAGAGCAAATTGATAAAGATTTAATTTATGAATATGCAGTCACTGCAATGAAAGTAAAATCCTTAAATTACAGCTCTGCAATTAGTAAAACGATTCAGTATATTGAAATGCATATTGATCAGCCTATATTACTTGAGCAGTTAGCAGAGAATGTTTCGTTAGCACCGGCATATTTGTCAAGACTTTTTAATAAAGAAGTGGGGCAATCTATTTCAAAGTACATTTTAATATTGCGTCTTGAAACAGCATGTAATTTGCTCAAAACGACATCAATGCACATAGATGAAATAGCACAATATGTTGGATTTAATCAGCAGAGTTATTTTACGAAATGTTTTCGATTCCATTATGGTCAGACACCATCACAATATCGAAAACAATATAAATCTTCCTTGTAA
- a CDS encoding HAD hydrolase-like protein produces the protein MNTSLSSFKPRHQYLICVDSDGCGMDTMTIKHEQAFGPAIIDIWPELAPYRDKILQRWNDFNLYEITRGINRFKGLSKILTELHETGVTVDGYMDIKHWVDTTPVFSNPELTRAIFKNPDQEGLKYMLAWSNKVNERIENLPSIGPFPNVDDALAYANQFADIAIVSSANLSAVDNEWSTYHLTQYVTGMFAQESGTKKYCIDVLKSLYPEGQVMMIGDAKGDLDAATYNNIYFYPILVGNEAASWQSFKETYAEQFRLNQFDTIVQKQLIKQFYNNFQ, from the coding sequence ATGAATACTTCATTGAGTAGTTTTAAACCTCGACATCAATATTTAATCTGTGTCGATTCTGACGGTTGTGGAATGGATACAATGACAATAAAACATGAACAAGCTTTTGGTCCTGCAATTATTGATATATGGCCTGAGCTTGCGCCTTATCGTGACAAAATATTACAACGTTGGAATGATTTTAACCTATATGAAATCACACGTGGTATTAACCGTTTTAAAGGATTAAGTAAAATATTGACAGAACTACATGAAACTGGTGTAACAGTTGATGGCTATATGGATATTAAACATTGGGTAGATACAACACCTGTATTTTCAAATCCTGAATTGACACGTGCCATTTTCAAAAATCCTGACCAAGAAGGTCTTAAATATATGCTGGCGTGGTCCAATAAAGTTAATGAACGAATTGAGAACTTACCAAGTATTGGGCCTTTTCCAAATGTCGACGATGCGCTCGCATATGCAAACCAATTTGCTGATATTGCAATTGTATCTTCAGCAAACTTATCAGCTGTTGATAATGAGTGGTCGACATACCATCTCACACAATATGTTACAGGGATGTTTGCTCAAGAATCAGGAACAAAAAAATATTGCATCGATGTCTTAAAATCCTTGTACCCTGAAGGGCAAGTGATGATGATTGGGGATGCTAAGGGAGACCTTGATGCCGCGACATACAATAACATCTATTTTTACCCTATTTTAGTTGGTAATGAAGCCGCATCTTGGCAATCTTTTAAAGAAACGTATGCAGAACAATTTCGTTTAAATCAATTTGATACAATCGTGCAAAAACAATTAATAAAACAATTTTATAATAACTTTCAATGA